A DNA window from Mya arenaria isolate MELC-2E11 chromosome 17, ASM2691426v1 contains the following coding sequences:
- the LOC128223118 gene encoding D(1A) dopamine receptor-like isoform X2 — protein MFNTTEYVESNRMESLDELNDRYARALLPLTITFGFFAIFGFLGNILILVVFSLSREYKRNNFKVFVLTLAVIDLVICVTLIPAEMVKQRKYFEFGDEVTCKAKCFFNVFGASSSCLALLVISIDRFRKVVQPFKKQMSPAIAVRILMVVACVFPILLAIPGTIMCGIKTTNMTNIHGGVTTIHLCETEEKYEKSIWRTVYKFILLVLLVVISLTYIVLYTFVMKEAAKQIKAISMQRNFPSYDTVFTSGIYNQNTIVHETPEIHRKQIETRKNGTNDIPNNVEDDSQSYGTLQNGASKRSKNNKQTSVNDRKKKTRHFPTKTIIWFILTIVFIVTYVTHNFLTLQVGRIVNMSPNQEIIDDNV, from the coding sequence ATGTTCAATACCACGGAATATGTTGAAAGTAATCGGATGGAGAGCTTGGACGAATTGAACGACCGTTATGCAAGAGCATTACTTCCTCTTACAATAACCTTCGGTTTCTTTGCTATCTTCGGGTTCcttggaaacattttaattcttGTCGTGTTTTCTTTGAGTCGGGAATACAAGCGGAATAATTTCAAAGTGTTCGTCCTGACCCTAGCTGTGATAGATCTGGTGATATGTGTAACTTTGATACCTGCTGAGATGGTGAAACAGAGGAAATACTTTGAGTTTGGGGACGAGGTAACGTGCAAAGCTAAGTGCTTTTTCAACGTGTTTGGGGCATCTTCCTCATGTCTCGCCCTCTTGGTCATTTCAATAGATAGGTTTAGAAAAGTGGTGCAGCCGTTCAAGAAGCAAATGTCACCAGCCATTGCAGTACGAATTTTGATGGTGGTTGCTTGTGTATTCCCTATACTTTTAGCTATACCCGGAACTATCATGtgtggaataaaaacaacaaatatgacGAATATACATGGAGGAGTCACCACCATTCATCTATGTGAAACAGAAGAAAAGTACGAGAAATCCATATGGAGAACAGTCTACAAATTCATACTCCTAGTTTTGCTGGTTGTAATTTCATTGACGTATATAGTGTTGTATACATTTGTGATGAAAGAAGCTGCGAAACAAATAAAAGCTATATCCATGCAACGCAATTTTCCATCCTATGACACGGTGTTTACCTCTGGgatttataatcaaaatacaattgttCATGAAACACCGGAAATACACCGAAAGCAAATAGAAACGCGTAAAAATGGAACAAATGACATACCCAATAATGTTGAGGACGATTCGCAATCATATGGCACGCTACAGAACGGGGCTTCGAAACGTAGCAAGAACAACAAGCAGACCAGCGTAAATGATCGAAAAAAGAAAACCAGACATTTCCCTACAAAGACCATTATTTGGTTTATATTGACCATTGTGTTCATTGTTACGTATGTTACCCATAATTTTCTGACTCTACAAGTTGGAAGGATTGTCAATATGTCACCAA
- the LOC128223118 gene encoding cholecystokinin receptor type A-like isoform X1, translating into MFNTTEYVESNRMESLDELNDRYARALLPLTITFGFFAIFGFLGNILILVVFSLSREYKRNNFKVFVLTLAVIDLVICVTLIPAEMVKQRKYFEFGDEVTCKAKCFFNVFGASSSCLALLVISIDRFRKVVQPFKKQMSPAIAVRILMVVACVFPILLAIPGTIMCGIKTTNMTNIHGGVTTIHLCETEEKYEKSIWRTVYKFILLVLLVVISLTYIVLYTFVMKEAAKQIKAISMQRNFPSYDTVFTSGIYNQNTIVHETPEIHRKQIETRKNGTNDIPNNVEDDSQSYGTLQNGASKRSKNNKQTSVNDRKKKTRHFPTKTIIWFILTIVFIVTYVTHNFLTLQVGRIVNMSPSEFTLFSFFFRIYFLNHVINPIVYAIFVKRFRSSCRNVFPLILSKLRQCFVR; encoded by the coding sequence ATGTTCAATACCACGGAATATGTTGAAAGTAATCGGATGGAGAGCTTGGACGAATTGAACGACCGTTATGCAAGAGCATTACTTCCTCTTACAATAACCTTCGGTTTCTTTGCTATCTTCGGGTTCcttggaaacattttaattcttGTCGTGTTTTCTTTGAGTCGGGAATACAAGCGGAATAATTTCAAAGTGTTCGTCCTGACCCTAGCTGTGATAGATCTGGTGATATGTGTAACTTTGATACCTGCTGAGATGGTGAAACAGAGGAAATACTTTGAGTTTGGGGACGAGGTAACGTGCAAAGCTAAGTGCTTTTTCAACGTGTTTGGGGCATCTTCCTCATGTCTCGCCCTCTTGGTCATTTCAATAGATAGGTTTAGAAAAGTGGTGCAGCCGTTCAAGAAGCAAATGTCACCAGCCATTGCAGTACGAATTTTGATGGTGGTTGCTTGTGTATTCCCTATACTTTTAGCTATACCCGGAACTATCATGtgtggaataaaaacaacaaatatgacGAATATACATGGAGGAGTCACCACCATTCATCTATGTGAAACAGAAGAAAAGTACGAGAAATCCATATGGAGAACAGTCTACAAATTCATACTCCTAGTTTTGCTGGTTGTAATTTCATTGACGTATATAGTGTTGTATACATTTGTGATGAAAGAAGCTGCGAAACAAATAAAAGCTATATCCATGCAACGCAATTTTCCATCCTATGACACGGTGTTTACCTCTGGgatttataatcaaaatacaattgttCATGAAACACCGGAAATACACCGAAAGCAAATAGAAACGCGTAAAAATGGAACAAATGACATACCCAATAATGTTGAGGACGATTCGCAATCATATGGCACGCTACAGAACGGGGCTTCGAAACGTAGCAAGAACAACAAGCAGACCAGCGTAAATGATCGAAAAAAGAAAACCAGACATTTCCCTACAAAGACCATTATTTGGTTTATATTGACCATTGTGTTCATTGTTACGTATGTTACCCATAATTTTCTGACTCTACAAGTTGGAAGGATTGTCAATATGTCACCAAGTGAGTTTACattgttttcgtttttctttcgtatatatttcttaaatcatGTTATTAATCCAATCGTGTATGCTATATTTGTCAAACGATTCAGAAGTTCTTGCAGAAATGTATTTCCTCTTATCTTATCAAAACTTAGACAATGTTTTGTAAGATAA